In Arachis hypogaea cultivar Tifrunner chromosome 17, arahy.Tifrunner.gnm2.J5K5, whole genome shotgun sequence, a single window of DNA contains:
- the LOC112765491 gene encoding protein ABIL2 isoform X2: MGKITTSAVQPVSQEASTDDEIFMQQSLIFDDSLKDLKNLRSQLYSAAEYFELSYTNDDQKQIVVETLKDYAIKALVNTVDHLGSVTYKVNDLLEEKVVEVSGAELRVSCIEQRMRTCQDYMDHEGRTQQSLVISTPKYHKRYILPAGETMHGANQTKSSYVGCNLDDEDDWLHFKSAVRATIRETPTSTARGRSPSPSVQTERPGGFSFTSTMPRKVLDKRSVSPHRFPLLRTGSRSSRPTTPKSSRPTTPNPARPTTPNPSNARQRYPSEPRKSASMRLPAERDNGKEVEQYPSKSKRLLKALLSRRKSKKDDMLYTYLDEY; encoded by the exons ATGGGGAAGATCACCACTTCTGCAGTACAGCCTGTGTCTCAAGAAGCTTCAACTGATGATGAGATTTTTATGCAGCAGAGCTTGATCTTTGATGATAGTCTCAAG GATTTGAAAAATCTCAGATCACAGTTATACTCAGCTGCCGAGTATTTTGAACTTTCATACACCAATGATGACCAAAAACAAAT AGTGGTAGAGACATTAAAGGATTATGCGATTAAAGCTCTTGTGAATACTGTGGATCATTTAGGTTCTGTGACATATAAAGTGAATGACTTGTTGGAAGAGAAGGTTGTTGAAGTTTCCGGAGCAGAGCTACGTGTATCTTGTATTGAGCAG AGAATGAGGACGTGCCAAGATTATATGGATCACGAGGGGCGTACCCAACAGTCGCTGGTGATCAGTACTCCAAAATATCACAAGCGGTATATTCTACCAG CTGGGGAGACCATGCATGGCGCGAACCAGACAAAATCGTCCTATGTTGGGTGCAACCTAGATGACGAAGATGACTGGCTTCACTTCAAGAGTG CTGTTCGAGCTACAATTAGAGAAACACCAACATCTACAGCAAG AGGGCGTTCACCATCACCTTCTGTCCAAACTGAGAGACCTGGAGGTTTTTCATTCACCTCAACCATGCCAAGAAAAGTTTTAG ATAAGCGTTCTGTTTCACCGCATAGATTCCCACTTTTACGCACCGGGTCGCGGTCAAGTAGGCCTACAACACCAAAGAGCAGTAGACCAACTACTCCAAACCCTGCTAGACCAACCACACCCAATCCTTCCAATGCAAGACAAAGG TACCCGTCTGAGCCACGGAAATCAGCTTCAATGCGATTGCCGGCCGAAAGAGACAATGGCAAAGAAGTCGAACAATACCCCAGTAAAAGTAAACGTCTTCTGAAGGCGTTGTTAAGCAGGCGCAAGTCTAAGAAGGATGACATGCTATATACATACTTAGATGAGTATTGA
- the LOC112765493 gene encoding uncharacterized protein — protein sequence MAATATAEAGSQWPFSCDLEVDFGHEQNAAIVCAALAVDKELQPDKVKRLMAVSHGKLSVHFEATEARFLRASFSAFVDVLTLATKTIEEFGQGMEL from the exons ATGGCTgccacagcaacagcagaagctGGTTCCCAATGGCCATTCAGctg tgacctagaagtggattttggACATGAACAAAATGCTGCTATCGTATGCGCAGCCTTAGCTGTTGATAAGGAG TTGCAACCAGACAAGGTGAAACGACTCATGGCAGTGTCTCATGGAAAGCTTTCAGT GCACTTTGAGGCAACGGAAGCAAGATTTCTTCGGGCATCTTTTAGTGCTTTTGTAGATGTCCTTACACTGGCCACAAAAACGATTGAAGAATTTGGTCAAGGAATGGAGTTGtga
- the LOC112765490 gene encoding uncharacterized protein, with protein MPTPAFTFYSTMSASASFLAPSPSFAPFRGSKEVPRMFSVSDLKSIACNKKENRTSKLYIIPITTVTRFCASRASLESLHFADTNANQNHRINEFETELNEFFDEVKTMIRMGKRDDALDLLNANYEVVKDRMNAGSKGIQEAAILDVLALGYVAVGDLKTVAFLLNVMRKVIDNLKDDTPHLDLILMHMGSMYSTLSKFGKSLDTYQRAFNIMERTYGKDSPFLVTPYLAMAKVLGSTGKATKAIEKYQSAITILESKRGAESKDLVVPLLGLGNLLLKERRVNDAETHFTRVLDIYTKSYGQNDGRIGLAMSSLAQVKCAQGKSDEAINLYEHALHVMKDSNYLSADDSIMEKMRVDLAELLHAVGRAQEGRELLEECLLITERHKGKGHPGLVTHMINLATSYSRSKNYAEAEHLLRRSLEIMIKQKGSDDQSVSFPMLQLAVTLYHLKQDEEAEKLALDALRIREKAFGEDSLPVGEALDCLVSIQTRVGKDESELVVLLRRILGIQEKEFGYESEEVLVTVKKIVFLLDKLGRRDEMLPLQRRLSLLRKKYKQMIHH; from the exons ATGCCAACACCAGCTTTCACTTTCTACTCTACAATGTCAGCTTCAGCTTCGTTTCTTGCTCCGTCCCCCTCTTTCGCTCCATTCAG GGGTAGCAAAGAGGTTCCACGTATGTTTTCAGTGTCTGACCTGAAAAGCATAGCATGCAACAAAAAGGAGAATCGCACTTCAAAGCTTTACATTATACCCATCACCACTGTTACTCGCTTTTGTGCCTCAAGAGCTTCACTTGAGTCCTTGCACTTTGCTGACACTAATGCTAATCAAAATCACAG AATAAACGAATTTGAGACAGAGTTGAACGAGTTCTTTGATGAAGTGAAAACAATGATTAGAATGGGAAAAAGAGATGATGCTCTTGACCTACTTAATGCAAATTATGAAGTGGTCAAAGATCGGATGAATGCCGGCTCTAAAGGCATTCAAGAAGCTGCAATTCTGGATGTCTTAGCGCTGGGTTATGTGGCTGTTGGAGACCTAAAAACTGTTGCTTTTTTGTTGAATGTG ATGAGAAAAGTGATTGACAATTTGAAAGATGACACACCACATCTAGATTTGATACTTATGCATATGGGAAGTATGTATTCAACATTGAGCAAGTTTGGAAAATCACTGGACACATATCAAAGGGCTTTCAACATTATGGAAAGGACCTATG GTAAGGACAGCCCTTTTCTTGTCACACCCTATTTGGCTATGGCAAAGGTTCTTGGTTCAACTGGAAAAGCAACAAAAGCCATAGAGAAATACCAGTCTGCAATAACTATTTTGGAGTCTAAGAGAGGTGCTGAAAGTAAGGATTTGGTTGTACCTTTACTTGGTCTTGGCAATCTTTTACTGAAAGAAAGAAGAGTCAACGACGCAGAAACTCATTTTACTAG GGTTCTCGACATATACACAAAGTCATATGGACAAAATGATGGAAGAATTGGATTGGCCATGAGTTCCCTAGCCCAAGTTAAGTGTGCTCAAG GGAAGTCAGATGAAGCAATCAATTTGTATGAACATGCACTTCATGTCATGAAAGATTCCAATTACTTGTCGGCAGATGACAGCATCATGGAAAAGATGAGGGTAGATCTTGCTGAGTTGCTTCATGCTGTCGGGAG AGCACAAGAAGGCAGAGAATTATTAGAGGAATGCTTATTAATCACAGAGAGGCACAAAGGAAAAGGTCACCCCGGCTTAGTGACACACATGATAAATCTTGCAACTTCATATTCCCGATCGAAGAATTATGCAGAGGCCGAGCACTTGTTGAGAAGAAGTTTGGAAATAATGATAAAGCAGAAAGGAAGCGATGACCAGTCCGTCAGCTTTCCAATGTTGCAACTTGCAGTTACGCTTTACCACTTGAAACAAGATGAAGAAGCTGAGAAACTGGCACTGGATGCTTTGCGCATCCGTGAGAAGGCATTTGGAGAAGATTCTCTTCCAGTTG GGGAGGCTTTGGACTGTTTGGTGTCTATTCAAACTCGAGTTGGTAAAGATGAGAGCGAGTTAGTTGTGCTACTTAGAAGGATTCTAGGTATACAAGAGAAAGAATTTGGATACGAGAGTGAGGAAGTTTTGGTTACAGTGAAAAAGATTGTATTCTTGTTGGATAAACTAGGGAGAAGAGATGAAATGCTTCCCTTGCAGAGGAGGTTGTCTCTGCTTAGAAAGAAGTATAAGCAGATGATTCATCACTGA
- the LOC112765489 gene encoding RNA-binding KH domain-containing protein RCF3, translating into MDRSRSKRNYYYDQDYDSDTLARTRPRYNHHYNNVPVHRHRGGGGGGGGGGGGRQFKTQDSPLTVTTSYRILCHDLKAGGVIGKSGSIIKSIRQHTGAWINVHELIPGDEERIIEISDTRRRDPEGRMPSFSPAQEALLMIHDRILESDAAFGVGEEDEEYGLPGGGGGRGGGGGGNSRVASRLVVSRMHVGCLLGKGGKIIEQMRMETKTQIRILPRDHNLPRCVSMAEEIVQVVGDVNAVKNAIVIISSRLRESQHRDRGHFHGRAHSPERFFPPDDDYVPHMTGGSRRSAVDGANFGSRMSNTNARNNNQPQLGNYGMEPGPAPMVDEAQPLYGEELIFRILCPVEKVDRIIGESDGIVEFLQNEVGVDVKVAEPIGGSDEQIIIITSEEGPDDELFPAQEALLHIQTRIVDLVLDKDNTITTRLVVPSSDIECIDGKEASLSEIRRLTGANIQILPREELPLCVGRTDELVQIVGEIKAARDAVVEVTSRLRSYFYKDFFPRDTMPPLTSLPGIEASSSNNMASATEAPAAYQNVLTAPGPFPSKESGGSSTEAGKQKETDRREDVPSGLNRIAVPLVTRSTLEVVLPEYAVPKLIAKSKSKLVQISELSGANVTLVEDRPDATQKIIQISGTPEQAERAQSLLQGFILSTQEDGP; encoded by the exons ATGGATAGGTCTAGATCTAAGAGGAACTACTACTATGACCAGGACTATGATTCTGACACCCTCGCTAGGACCAGGCCCCGCTATAACCACCACTATAACAACGTTCCAGTTCACCGCCACCgcggaggaggtggtggtggtggcggcggcgGCGGAGGACGCCAGTTTAAGACTCAGGACTCGCCGTTGACGGTTACCACCAGCTACCGCATTCTGTGCCACGATTTGAAGGCCGGCGGCGTCATCGGGAAGTCTGGCAGCATAATAAAGTCCATACGGCAGCACACCGGCGCATGGATCAACGTCCACGAGCTGATCCCCGGCGATGAGGAGCGGATCATCGAGATTTCCGACACTCGCCGCCGCGACCCTGAGGGGAGAATGCCGTCGTTTTCGCCGGCGCAGGAGGCGCTCCTCATGATCCACGACAGGATCCTGGAGAGCGACGCTGCGTTCGGGGTCGGGGAGGAGGATGAGGAGTACGGCCTCCCTGGCGGAGGAGGCGgaagaggtggtggtggtggcgggaACAGTCGTGTGGCGTCGAGATTGGTGGTATCGAGAATGCATGTAGGGTGTTTGTTGGGAAAAGGAGGGAAGATTATTGAACAAATGAGGATGGAAACAAAGACACAAATTAGGATACTCCCTAGAGATCACAATCTACCCCGTTGTGTTTCCATGGCAGAAGAGATTGTTCAG GTAGTAGGCGACGTAAATGCCGTGAAGAATGCTATAGTAATTATATCGTCACGGTTAAGGGAGAGCCAGCATCGTGACCGTGGTCATTTCCATGGACGTGCACATTCACCTGAGCGATTTTTCCCTCCCGACGATGATTATGTTCCTCATATGACTGGTGGATCTCGTAGATCAGCTGTAGACGGAGCTAATTTTGGTTCACGAATGTCTAACACCAATGCCAGAAACAATAACCAACCCCAATTGGGTAATTACGGAATGGAGCCAGGGCCTGCTCCCATGGTTGATGAAGCACAGCCCCTGTATGGAGAGGAGCTTATTTTCCGTATACTTTGTCCAGTTGAGAAAGTTGATCGCATTATTGGGGAATCAGATGGAATTGTAGAGTTCCTTCAAAATGAAGTTGGGGTAGATGTAAAGGTGGCCGAACCTATTGGTGGTTCAGATGAACAGATAATAATCATTACTTCAGAGGAG GGTCCTGATGATGAGCTGTTCCCAGCACAGGAAGCCTTGTTGCATATACAAACTCGTATTGTTGATCTTGTTCTAGATAAGGACAATACTATAACCACCAGGCTCGTCGTCCCATCTAGCGATATTGAATGCATAGATGGAAAAGAGGCCTCGCTATCAGAAATAAGGAGGTTGACCGGTGCAAACATTCAGATTCTGCCTAGAGAAGAATTACCTCTTTGTGTTGGAAGAACTGATGAGCTAGTACAG ATTGTAGGAGAGATAAAGGCAGCACGAGATGCTGTTGTTGAGGTGACATCAAGATTAAGAAGTTACTTTTATAAGGACTTCTttccaagagatacaatgccACCGTTGACCTCCTTACCGGGCATTGAGGCATCTTCTTCTAATAATATGGCTTCAGCTACTGAAGCTCCTGCAGCCTATCAGAATGTGCTAACTGCACCAGGGCCCTTTCCATCAAAG GAATCTGGAGGGTCTAGCACCGAGGCAGGAAAGCAGAAAGAGACGGACCGCCGCGAAGATGTGCCGAGTGGTTTAAATAG GATTGCTGTGCCTCTTGTCACAAGGAGTACACTTGAAGTTGTTCTACCAGAGTATGCAGTTCCCAAGCTTATAGCAAAATCCAAAAGCAAGCTTGTTCAAATAAGTGAG TTGTCAGGAGCCAACGTAACGCTTGTAGAGGATAGACCAGATGCGACACAGAAGATTATTCAGATATCCGGTACTCCAGAGCAGGCAGAGAGAGCCCAGAGCTTGCTCCAGGGATTTATTTTGAGCA CACAAGAAGATGGCCCTTGA
- the LOC112765491 gene encoding protein ABIL2 isoform X1 — MGKITTSAVQPVSQEASTDDEIFMQQSLIFDDSLKDLKNLRSQLYSAAEYFELSYTNDDQKQIVVETLKDYAIKALVNTVDHLGSVTYKVNDLLEEKVVEVSGAELRVSCIEQRMRTCQDYMDHEGRTQQSLVISTPKYHKRYILPAGETMHGANQTKSSYVGCNLDDEDDWLHFKSAVRATIRETPTSTASRGRSPSPSVQTERPGGFSFTSTMPRKVLDKRSVSPHRFPLLRTGSRSSRPTTPKSSRPTTPNPARPTTPNPSNARQRYPSEPRKSASMRLPAERDNGKEVEQYPSKSKRLLKALLSRRKSKKDDMLYTYLDEY; from the exons ATGGGGAAGATCACCACTTCTGCAGTACAGCCTGTGTCTCAAGAAGCTTCAACTGATGATGAGATTTTTATGCAGCAGAGCTTGATCTTTGATGATAGTCTCAAG GATTTGAAAAATCTCAGATCACAGTTATACTCAGCTGCCGAGTATTTTGAACTTTCATACACCAATGATGACCAAAAACAAAT AGTGGTAGAGACATTAAAGGATTATGCGATTAAAGCTCTTGTGAATACTGTGGATCATTTAGGTTCTGTGACATATAAAGTGAATGACTTGTTGGAAGAGAAGGTTGTTGAAGTTTCCGGAGCAGAGCTACGTGTATCTTGTATTGAGCAG AGAATGAGGACGTGCCAAGATTATATGGATCACGAGGGGCGTACCCAACAGTCGCTGGTGATCAGTACTCCAAAATATCACAAGCGGTATATTCTACCAG CTGGGGAGACCATGCATGGCGCGAACCAGACAAAATCGTCCTATGTTGGGTGCAACCTAGATGACGAAGATGACTGGCTTCACTTCAAGAGTG CTGTTCGAGCTACAATTAGAGAAACACCAACATCTACAGCAAG TAGAGGGCGTTCACCATCACCTTCTGTCCAAACTGAGAGACCTGGAGGTTTTTCATTCACCTCAACCATGCCAAGAAAAGTTTTAG ATAAGCGTTCTGTTTCACCGCATAGATTCCCACTTTTACGCACCGGGTCGCGGTCAAGTAGGCCTACAACACCAAAGAGCAGTAGACCAACTACTCCAAACCCTGCTAGACCAACCACACCCAATCCTTCCAATGCAAGACAAAGG TACCCGTCTGAGCCACGGAAATCAGCTTCAATGCGATTGCCGGCCGAAAGAGACAATGGCAAAGAAGTCGAACAATACCCCAGTAAAAGTAAACGTCTTCTGAAGGCGTTGTTAAGCAGGCGCAAGTCTAAGAAGGATGACATGCTATATACATACTTAGATGAGTATTGA